The Agromyces mangrovi genome contains a region encoding:
- a CDS encoding DUF3093 domain-containing protein — protein MVLVSLLLIPASILILAPVSLPAGIATGIVLYLGVQAAFLVASPLIEVTETELHAGKASIPLALTGEATAHEGADATAERGVRLDARAWLLIRGWVPHVVKVPIVDDADPTPYWIVSTRRPTEMAAAINGSRRPSETA, from the coding sequence ATGGTCCTCGTCAGCCTGCTGCTGATCCCGGCGAGCATCCTGATCCTCGCGCCCGTGTCGCTGCCCGCCGGCATCGCGACGGGCATCGTGCTCTATCTCGGCGTGCAGGCCGCGTTCCTCGTCGCCTCACCGCTGATCGAGGTGACCGAGACGGAACTGCACGCCGGGAAGGCGAGCATCCCGCTCGCGCTCACCGGCGAGGCGACGGCGCATGAGGGGGCGGATGCCACCGCCGAGCGGGGCGTGCGACTGGACGCCCGCGCCTGGCTGCTCATCCGCGGCTGGGTGCCGCACGTGGTGAAGGTGCCGATCGTCGACGACGCCGACCCGACGCCCTACTGGATCGTCTCGACGCGCCGACCGACGGAGATGGCCGCCGCGATCAACGGATCGCGACGGCCATCGGAGACTGCGTAG
- a CDS encoding DUF4193 domain-containing protein, with the protein MATDYDAPRKSDDDSESIEALKERVPDKNSGMVDADDADNPGGFDLPGADLSDVELDVVVLPPQADEFTCVSCFLVKHRSQIDHETKLGPICLECAA; encoded by the coding sequence ATGGCAACTGATTACGACGCACCGCGGAAGAGCGACGACGACTCGGAGTCGATCGAGGCTCTCAAGGAGCGCGTACCCGACAAGAACTCGGGAATGGTCGACGCGGATGACGCCGACAACCCCGGTGGGTTCGACCTGCCGGGAGCCGATCTCTCCGACGTGGAACTCGACGTGGTGGTCCTGCCCCCGCAGGCCGACGAGTTCACGTGCGTGAGCTGCTTCCTCGTGAAGCACCGCTCCCAGATCGACCACGAGACGAAGCTCGGGCCGATCTGCCTGGAGTGCGCGGCCTGA